caaataatgtgtttttcctgtcctccacatcatccacaacatctcaatctcagtctccgtgaaatttagtggtacggtggctcgacacgtctcattcatcctgacgcacaaacaggctgcaggaagccgctgcgcatgctcagcaggctcattcatatgcaaatactactttgcattgcccatttatggtagaaagtgggcgtgtagagggcggtatatgaggcaaattcacctgtgcaaccttccagctggactgtgatttataaagcgaacattgcgtgcaagtgcacacggttttataaatccggattttttttagCGCCCACCATTTTCGGCCCCTGATATTTAGTAAAGCTAGTTTCAGTGTGTTAACAGTACCATCTGTCCAGTTGTTATTATTGAGACTTTCTTCTCTGAAGGTTGACTaatctttttctgctgcatatTGAAACACAGATGGAGGAAGCTGCGTCCATATTTGGCCCCGGCTTATCCTGGAAAAAGCCACAAGTACACGCGGTACTGCGGCCTGGACCCGGCACATACCAGCAAGAACTTGGAGATATTTTATCTGGCTAGAGATGAGGTTTTTGTTTCTGCCACGGAGGAAGTTTTGGATGTTGGGGATCAGCCTCTTACACCAGCTGTTTTAGATGAATCAGGTGATGCAGGGCTTTCTGTAGCGATGCACTTCTAGGAGAATCCTATGACTCTGCCTTCATCTGGTCAGTGAGGACCTGGTAGTCAGAGGGGGGGTTGCAGGAATGGGAGGGGGGCATCGATTCCCTTTAGCGTGAAGTCCAGCAGGGGGAAGGATGAAGAGGATGGGTGGGTCTTCAATCTTGTGTTGTCTTTTGTTGCAGGAGGTGTCAGAAACTACgattacatgcagtcaaaattcgggttattgctaatattccggttactgaaacattgggaatattccatttatatggtaattaatcattcgggatatctcgatcaaaccagcgacgcatggAGAACATcatgcaattaccgtcatttccgcttcttcttcctgtatccaaattcaaaacaaatgctgctttgtgcaacttcttgtaaatctcgctatcccggtactttctaccgtctacaaatgccaaaatgttcatatccttcattacatttataaaatgattagtctcctcctcactccaaaagtgtggcgtggtcttgcattTCTCCACGTTCAGAACTACgacctggactcaaaagaccaaattccttgtgaacagagcatgagcagaaaacaaattcttgTTCcatttgatcgggatattccgtttacatgaccgaatattcgggttttaaaaggagtaacccagggctcatattggggtttttaaaaaccccaatatgagcaaattctggttattcaaaggggttattggtgtttacatggtcgtgcaaatttgggttattgccaaaatttgggttttaaaagggttattgagtgcatgtaaacgcagtcagtgatgACTGGAGGATGACGTCTTCTCCAGGGGCCGCCGAGTCTCAAGGTTATCACTGGGCCGTATCTTATcctcttgtttttgtttctctctgtctttgtCTAGTGAAGCAGAATGGTAACTCAGAACATAGAAAAGATTAGCTGCCAACGGCCTCCAGATCTGTTGAGGCCATCTGCCTTAAAAATATGTCTGTGGCCCCGGAAAAAATTAAATTGTCGGTAAAAGTACATGACACACACACCTGACAGACATTTGTTCAGGCTAAACAGCCTGCTGAATCACTCCTCCCCTCACATCGGTGGTAAAAGGCCACTAATAAACACTTCAGCATCCGGAATATTATTTGTATCAGACAGCTTCTTAGTCTCTTTTTAGCACCTCAGACTGTTGTTTCACAACATCATCTGAGCCAACATGTAACATTAAGCTTTTCACAGTTGGATGTGCAGCCAGAATTTGCACGATCTTGTCTCTCACATCCATTGGGAAAGCACAGTACTTTTGTACATTTCCCACACACACATCTTATATCTTTCACAGCAGCATCCCTAGCAATCAGTCGCAGGTCCAGGCGTTAGCTTCTCTCTGAACCTTTTACTTCCTGGGATATTTTTCCAGTTTACCTTGCTGTGTGAACAGactttgggccaatcccaatccgcccccctagtcctacttttcgaattttgcgtgttcccgtgagggtagtggtatcccaattcctctttgcatctagggggaGTGAGAGTATCGAGGGTTAGtgggtatgaatctagcccttcacctctagggatttcagatgctgacttcgtgACGTAGGGCCTGagagaatttcccagaatgctttacgtcatcatttgcagactgaattttaaaaaaaaacatggcggacatttcttatttttttgtgaataaaatcaatattttgagttagtttctgcataaaaatgcattttgattacatttctagcgagaaatatatattttactttcataattttcactcagtgaatgtacataatcactcgcttgcccattgttgcaaagtcttttcagatctcgccagaataaagtctgatttatggttccgcgttacatcaacgcagatcctacggcgtaggttacgcgatgacgcgcgccgtacgccgtaggctctgcgttgatttaacgcggaaccataaatcagctcccgacccggcggctcttctcatcccgaaaatgtcagagcaaatttcttaacaggcgttatttggataaactgagccctggTTGGGGATCTTaccggttacttttacgcctgaaaaaatattaaaacttaataaagtggcatattgacagcgctacagcggaaattaaaacagcttttatctctcggCTTCCCAaaatggtgtgacgtatgtgcaaacgtaactacgcagtcgcttacgtacccgaacataaaccacgcagtgacgtagcaagtggtgtcccaatccctagggaagattacaagggccctaaggTTTacggcttcatttttagggctagtggtagaaagtagggggtgtattgggattggccctttatCCAGGTCCTCAGATGGAGATCCAGAGCCAAGTGCGTGCCCTGCCAACAATTGGGGCTGAGGAAGAGTTTAGTCTCGTCGGTAGCGCAGGACAGCAGGTCGCATCACCCATCTCACCAGACAGGACTGGTTCTATCTTCTCCTGAACTGTATTCGTTGGCTTTGCAACAAGTGCATTCAAGAAAATACTTGAGGATTTGTTACTGAAAACAATGTCCTCCCATTTCCTATTATCCTTGTTGGCACTGATTAGCTGTAGGTCAGCAGGATATTGTCTACTATGATTAGCCAGAGATAAAGTTGTATAATTTCCACTCACTTCCACATTTATCTCCAGTCGTTGGATTTTGGTTCCCGGTTTTCTGAAGTCATCTTCAGAAAAGGGAGGCATCTTGCTGTGGGTGGTAGGTTTAGCTTCTAGTTCATAGTTCAGGTCATATAGCACTGATAGCAAGGCAGTAAGCATCATTACAGGTCGAGGATgtatgtatgaaaggtgctttataaataaagtttgaggaGCAGAGGTCATTTTAATCCATTTGTGCTTCATCCATCCTTAACATTACTGATGTGCTTCACTTAAATTTAATCAATTGTGTCATATTATTTGTACTAATATACATGCAAAGGCCAAAGGGAACATCTTCCTGTAGCGTGTAATTTGATATAACTGTAGGTGGTTTTATAGGTACAAGCCTCTGGAGATGCTTCGTATCAGATGTTGATAAATATCCTGAAGCAGAGAAAAGCAATTTAATCAGTGAAAAACAAATACAGCAGGAGCGTGTGGGTGGGCTGTAGCTAGATATTTCACCTTTGAGTGGTAGTAACTCAGGTGAAGACATTCAGGAGGCAGATATcgttaagaaaagaaaattaatttaCTGATTGAAGCCAAAACTGAGGACCAGGAACACAACCTTTGAACAGCAGGAAAATAAACAGCTTGGAAACATAagaggaggtaaaaaaaaaggtttagacAGAGTTCAAACaaacatatgtatatgtatatgtgtatgtgtgtgacaaatgaaaaataagcaagaatttgaaaataataataatttgtttaAAACTCCAACAGTAGGTGAGAGAAATAAAGTTGTggtattataaataaaaaatataacaccCACATATATTCAGAACTACAATTTAATTTCTCTTATTttgatccttttttttgtttaatgtcaCAGTAATTCCTCCGTTATTCTGACTACAGGCCAGTGCTGGAATGGAGGCGGGGCCTACGGCAGCACCAGCGGCTCACTGAGAAGAGTGAGAACAGTTTGAGCTTTTACTACGTTAGAGTCTCCAAAAGTCTTCagtaaaaagtgaaaaaagtccCCAGATTTGTTGTtagtcagttttttttaaagatgtcaCTAGAgtgatctaaaaaaaaaagaaatacagtgACAAAGTCTGAATGTTGGCCACCATTTATTTAGTGGTGTTTGTAAGTCGGTGTGAATTGTGACATTTTCGCCCTCCTGCTGTGTTGGAAGAGTGTAAGTGATGGAAGAGTTAGCTGCAGATCCAGGTGAATAAACTGTGTGGTAGCCtatatgtatttatgtaagGGTCTTGCTGTGGGATTTCCATAGGTTGCTATATATGCATCCTGTCAGGGGATGGCGCTGTTAGCAGGTGCCTATGGTCTTTTATGGCCAGGTTGAAAAGGCCCACTTCCTCTTCCTGCCAGGAGTGTTAGAGGAGTGCAGCCATCTTGAATGCCACATGTTTTTTGTACTGTTTGTTCCTGCCAGTTTTTGGAGATAAAGAATCAAAACTTGACGACTGAGTCCTGGTCCTTTTTCAAGTGAAGTTACTACATATTTTTGGCGACGAGGATAATTTGGATTATTATTTTTGCTCAAAATGGATTATGTTTTTGCTGAAGTTGGAttatgagcagcagcagcagtgactCAGCAGAGAGCCAAGGCGAGCAGAACCAAGGCGTGGGACAGGACGTGGCAGTGGCCGACGGTCAGCGTGTTCAGATGGCAATGTTTGGAGCTATCAGTGAGTTTGTGGAGGGAGACGAAGAATGGACGGAGTACGAGGAAAGGTTGGGACACTTTTTCTCTGCAAATGACATTACGGAGGAGGCTAAAAAGCGCTCCATTCTCCTGAGTGTGTGTGGGGCAAAGACCTACAAATTAATAAGGAACTTAGCCACTCCACGGAAACCAGGAGATTTGTCTTATGATGACATTGTCCTTCTCGTGGCAAACCACCACAACCCAAAACCCTCTGTAATTGTGCAACGGTTTAAATTCCACAGCCATTTCAGGAGGCAAGGTCAGTCAGTGTCCAACTTTGTAGCCGAGCTACGCCAGCTATCTGAACATTGTGATTTTGGAGCAGTGCTTGATGACATGCTCCGTGATAGATTAGTCTGTGGCATTAATGAGAACGCCATTCAGCGCCGCCTGCTGGGGGAAACGCCACCATTGACTTTTCAGAAGGCCTTTGACATTTCCCAGGGCATGGAAATGGCTGCAAATGATGTCAAGGATATCCAAAAAGGAAATGGGTCACAGGCAGGGGCAGTGTACCAAGTCAGGAAAGAGACTGGTAGGCCAGGAAAACGGGTGGAGTGCTTTAGGTGTGGGGGGTCACACTATGCAAATGACTGTAAATTTAAAGATGCTGTCTGTCATGCATGCAATAAGCGGGGCCATTTGGCAAAAAGGTGCAGAAGCTCTAAGGGCAGAGTTAAGCCTGGGGGGAGGAAACCTCAGCAGTCCCAGGAACAAGCAGCCACACACCACctagaagaggaggagggggaggctgCGTGTTCATATAACATGTATGGCGTGGAAACAGACGAGGAGCCACCTGAGCCGTATTATGCTACTGTGGCCGTTAATGGCCAAGACATTAAGTTTGAAATTGATTCCGGAGCTACGGCCTCAGTCATAAGTGAGGAGACCTATAGGGCGTCGTGGGGGCCAAGTCTGCCTCCTATCAGGCCATCAAAGCTCAAGCTCAGGACTTATACGGGCCAGCCCATACCTCACTTGGGGGTGTTATATGTGGACATTGCAACTGGGGGCCAGAGAGCTGCAGCCAGGCTGGTGATAGCCACAGGGAGCGGTCCTAGTCTATTGGGCCGTGATTGGCTTCGCAAACTCCGCTTGAACTGGCATGAAATTAAGTATGCCCACACACACTCAATGGAGGACATTCTGCAGCGCTACAGTAAGGTGTTCAAGGATGAGCTGGGCACATTGAAGGGCGTGGCAGTGAAGCTGCATATGGACTCTGACGCCAAGCCACGGTTCTTCAAGCCCAGGCCAGTGCCTTATGCCATGAAAGGTATTGTGGAAGAGGAACTGAACCGTCTGCAGAAATTGGGCATTATAGAGCCTGTTCAATTTTCCAGGTGGGCAGCTCCTATTGTTCCAGTGTTAAAGGAAGATAAAACGGCAAGGATATGCGGGGACTACAAGCTGACAGTGAATCAAGGTTCTACGCAGGAGGAGTATCCGTTGCCACGCGTCGATGACCTTTTCGCGAACCTGTCAGGGGGGAAGCTCTTCACGAAGCTGGACATGAGCCATGCCTACCAGCAGTTGCTGCTGGACGAGGAGTCTAAGGAGTTTGTCACCGTCAACACACACAAGGGGTTATTCAAGTACAACCGCCTAGTGTTTGGAGTGGCATCCAGCCCTGCCATTTTCCAAAGAACCATGGACACTTTGCTGCAGGGGATTCCTCATGTGGCCGTGTTTCTTGATGACATCTTGATCACGGGGGCCACGGAGGAAGAGCATCTGGCCAACCTTGAGCAGGTGCTGAAAAAGATGCAGGATGCTGGCCTGCGGTTGAAACGTCGCAAGTGTGTGTTCATGGCACCCAGTGTGACCTACCTAGGTCACAAGGTCACAGCCGAGGGGCTTTGGCCCTTGGAGGACAAAGTGCGAGCCATTAAGGAGGCACCAAGCCCAAAGTCTGTACCCGAACTCAGATCATTTCTTGGTCTAGTGAACTATTATGGCAAGTTCCTGCAGGACCTCTCCCAGGTCCTGGCCCCACTGTACAAGCTGCTGCACAACGACACTAAGTGGCAGTGGGGGAAAGATCAGGAGAGAGCATTCAGAGAAGTGAAAGGGCTACTCCACTCCGCAAAATTGCTTGTTCACTATGACCCAGCCAAAGAGATCACGCTTTCCTGTGATGCCTCGCCCTATGGCGTGGGGGCAGTACTCTCCCATATAATGGAGGATGGATCTGAGAAGCCCATTGGGTTCGCCTCCCGCACCCTGAACTCGGCCGAGAGAGGTTACTCTCAGTTGGACAAGGAGGGGCTGGCCATTGTGTTCGCTGTGAAACGGTTCCATCAGTACCTGTATGGCCGTTCATTTACCATCTACACGGACCATAAACCGCTGATGAGCCTGTTCAGCGAGTCTAAATGCATTCCACCGCTGGCCTCAGCGAGAATACAGCGTTGGGCCCTCACCTTGTCCGCCTACCAGTACACAATTGTGTACAGAGCAGGTAAAGATAATTCAAATGCAGATGCACTGAGTAGACTGCCTTTA
This genomic window from Cololabis saira isolate AMF1-May2022 chromosome 8, fColSai1.1, whole genome shotgun sequence contains:
- the LOC133449096 gene encoding LOW QUALITY PROTEIN: uncharacterized protein K02A2.6-like (The sequence of the model RefSeq protein was modified relative to this genomic sequence to represent the inferred CDS: inserted 1 base in 1 codon); translated protein: MSSSSSDSAESQGEQNQGVGQDVAVADGQRVQMAMFGAISEFVEGDEEWTEYEERLGHFFSANDITEEAKKRSILLSVCGAKTYKLIRNLATPRKPGDLSYDDIVLLVANHHNPKPSVIVQRFKFHSHFRRQGQSVSNFVAELRQLSEHCDFGAVLDDMLRDRLVCGINENAIQRRLLGETPPLTFQKAFDISQGMEMAANDVKDIQKGNGSQAGAVYQVRKETGRPGKRVECFRCGGSHYANDCKFKDAVCHACNKRGHLAKRCRSSKGRVKPGGRKPQQSQEQAATHHLEEEEGEAACSYNMYGVETDEEPPEPYYATVAVNGQDIKFEIDSGATASVISEETYRASWGPSLPPIRPSKLKLRTYTGQPIPHLGVLYVDIATGGQRAAARLVIATGSGPSLLGRDWLRKLRLNWHEIKYAHTHSMEDILQRYSKVFKDELGTLKGVAVKLHMDSDAKPRFFKPRPVPYAMKGIVEEELNRLQKLGIIEPVQFSRWAAPIVPVLKEDKTARICGDYKLTVNQGSTQEEYPLPRVDDLFANLSGGKLFTKLDMSHAYQQLLLDEESKEFVTVNTHKGLFKYNRLVFGVASSPAIFQRTMDTLLQGIPHVAVFLDDILITGATEEEHLANLEQVLKKMQDAGLRLKRRKCVFMAPSVTYLGHKVTAEGLWPLEDKVRAIKEAPSPKSVPELRSFLGLVNYYGKFLQDLSQVLAPLYKLLHNDTKWQWGKDQERAFREVKGLLHSAKLLVHYDPAKEITLSCDASPYGVGAVLSHIMEDGSEKPIGFASRTLNSAERGYSQLDKEGLAIVFAVKRFHQYLYGRSFTIYTDHKPLMSLFSESKCIPPLASARIQRWALTLSAYQYTIVYRAGKDNSNADALSRLPLPDTPASSYVPPETVFSLQRVAETPVKAAQIRQWTDRDPVLSQVKTFLLQGWPGAVESEALKPYAKRKTELSLQDGCILWGARVVVPRPARPRIVEEIHETHPGVSRMKSFARSYVWWPKMDLELEYKVKSCTQCQINQNLSPPAPLHPWEWPDRPWSRLHVDFAGPFMGQMFLIMVDAHSKWIEAHIMSNITAPSTIGKLRQVFXHGLPDSLVSDNGPTFTSELFSDFFQQNGILHIRTAPFHPASNGLAEKAVQTVKAGLKRLTGDSISTRLSRFLFNYRLTPQTTTGRTPAEMLMGRRPKSKLDLLRPDLKAKVERKQEKMKEGHDQHARERQLKPGDNVYVKDFSHNNNQKWLPGVIRRQSGPVSHVVKLRDGREFRRHQDHVRLRYDASPDTETVTQLPSGSSPTEGAGGMMPVPERDTLAELSVPPEQKDDSSTHARTPLMSPSPMPPKPPSPVTVRTPVVRKSQWAHRPPDRLVL